From one Papio anubis isolate 15944 chromosome 12, Panubis1.0, whole genome shotgun sequence genomic stretch:
- the C12H11orf54 gene encoding ester hydrolase C11orf54 homolog, with protein sequence MTCAEFSFHVPSLEELAGVMQKGLKDNFADVQVSVVDCPDLTKEPFTFPVKGICGKTRIAEVGGVPYLLPLVNQKKVYDLNKIAKEIKLPGAFILGAGAGPFQTLGFNSEVIEVKAKRRTGPLNFVTCMRQTLEKHYGNKPVGMGGTFIIQKGKVKSHIMPAEFSSCPLNSDEEVNKWLHFYEMKAPLVCLPVFVSRDPGFDLRLEHTHFFSHHGEGGHYHYDTTPDTVEYLGYFLPAEFLYRIDQPKESHSIGRD encoded by the exons atgacttgtgctgagttttcttttcatgtaCCAAGTCTAGAAGAGCTTGCTGGAG TTATGCAGAAGGGGTTAAAAGATAACTTTGCTGATGTCCAGGTCTCTGTAGTTGATTGCCCTGATTTGACTAAGGAACCCTTTACCTTTCCTGTAAAAG gcaTTTGTGGGAAAACTAGAATTGCAGAAGTAGGAGGTGTGCCTTACTTATTGCCTCTTgtaaaccaaaaaaaa gtTTATGATCTGAATAAAATTGCAAAAGAAATCAAGCTGCCTGGAGCTTTTATTCTTGGAGCAGGAGCAGGTCCATTTCAGACTCTCGGGTTCAATTCTGAG GTAATTGAGGTGAAAGCCAAAAGAAGAACTGGACCACTTAACTTTGTGACTTGTATGAGACAGACCCTGGAAAAACATTATGGAAATAAGCCTGTAGGAATGGGAGGTACTTTCATAATTCAGAAGGGAAAAGTGAAGTCTCACATTATG CCTGCAGAATTTTCTTCCTGCCCCTTGAACTCTGATGAAGAGGTGAATAAATGGTTGCATTTTTATGAGATGAAGGCTCCTTTGGTTTGTCTACCAGTTTTTGTCTCCAGAGACCCA GGGTTTGATTTGCGACTGGAGCACACTCATTTTTTCAGTCATCATGGAGAAGGTGGACACTACCATTATGACACTACTCCAGATACAGTGGAATATCTTGGGTACTTCTTACCTGCAGAGTTTCTCTATCGCATTGATCAACCAAAAGAGTCTCATTCAATTGGGCGAGATTAA